The Primulina huaijiensis isolate GDHJ02 chromosome 12, ASM1229523v2, whole genome shotgun sequence genome has a window encoding:
- the LOC140989515 gene encoding G-type lectin S-receptor-like serine/threonine-protein kinase At5g24080: MAQYSFCISFIYCVIFLGELFGSNSAGPVAPGSRLFTSQNGAWISDNRSFAFGFTPVDSMNDEFELGIWFQQLPGDRTLVWSANANNPVSEDAIFDFDRSGNLVLNDRGTAVWTSNTSNSGVETAVMSENGNFILYGTNQRIIWQSFSHPSDTLLPGQPLTVSLELKSSRSPAHGGFYTMKMLQQPNSLNLALTYNVPEGYEPSLESYANYSYWPGPNVSNVTGEVTAVLDEGGSFGIIYGSSSEGAVYVYKNENDNGTLSLARNQSSAPLVLRRLILEANGNLRIYRWDNDVNGSRQWVSEWAAVSTPCEIAGICGNGICNLGISKSNASCICLPGTFKVNNDDNCSGNSSLTGKCSPHRGNLSSLFKIETVQQTNYFYSDSSVIANYSDIESEAKCGDVCLSDCECVASVYGLNEEKPYCWLLRSLEFGGYQDPGSTLFVKVEPNGSSTTDVGTDSPRGLSNKKKKTLVLPIVLSITVMIVLLYCLLYTIVRRKRTLKKALDTSLILSGGPVGFSYRDLQSRTANFSELLGTGGFGSVYKGSLSDGTPVAVKKLDKILPHGEKEFITEVNTIGSMYHMNLVRLRGYCSEGKQRLLVYEFMKNGSLDKWIFHSHNFRETQDRLLDWPTRYQVAIGTAKGIAYFHEQCRDRIIHCDIKPENILLDEDFCPKVSDFGLAKLMGREHSHVVTMVRGTRGYLAPEWVSNRPITVKADVYSYGMLLLEIIGGRRNLDMSLDVDDFFYPGWAFKAITNGTPLKVADRRLEGSVEEEELVRALKIAFWCIQDEINMRPTMGEVVTMLEGSIHVNMPPMPHAVSELLEEGLDHVHRAMRRELNQGSSFTTATTTTITTTTTHPSSRATCSHSTFSPR; encoded by the exons ATGGCACAGTATTCCTTTTGTATCTCCTTTATATACTGTGTTATATTTCTAGGAGAGCTTTTCGGGTCCAATTCAGCTGGCCCGGTTGCCCCGGGTTCCAGATTATTTACGAGTCAGAACGGAGCATGGATATCTGATAATCGGAGTTTTGCTTTCGGGTTTACCCCAGTGGATTCAATGAACGACGAATTTGAATTGGGAATATGGTTTCAACAGCTTCCTGGAGATCGGACTCTTGTTTGGTCAGCTAATGC AAATAATCCAGTCAGCGAAGACGCAATCTTTGATTTCGACCGCAGTGGCAATCTCGTGCTTAACGACAGAGGAACTGCGGTCTGGACATCGAATACATCCAATTCCGGTGTTGAAACAGCAGTCATGTCTGAAAACGGCAACTTCATTCTGTATGGAACAAATCAACGTATTATCTGGCAAAGCTTTTCACATCCCTCTGATACACTGTTACCAGGACAACCTTTGACAGTTTCTCTAGAGCTCAAGTCTTCAAGATCACCGGCACACGGTGGATTCTATACAATGAAAATGTTACAGCAGCCTAATTCTCTAAATTTGGCGCTGACCTATAATGTACCTGAGGGGTATGAACCTTCTCTGGAATCATATGCAAACTACTCTTATTGGCCAGGACCTAATGTATCAAATGTAACGGGGGAGGTCACGGCAGTTTTAGATGAAGGAGGGAGTTTCGGGATAATCTATGGGTCCTCGTCCGAAGGAGCAGTGTATGTGTACAAGAATGAGAATGACAATGGTACGTTATCCTTGGCTAGGAATCAATCAAGTGCTCCTTTAGTTCTTAGAAGATTAATTCTCGAGGCTAATGGTAATCTGCGCATATATCGATGGGACAATGATGTCAATGGGTCAAGACAATGGGTTTCAGAATGGGCAGCTGTCTCAACGCCATGTGAGATTGCTGGTATTTGCGGCAATGGGATATGCAATCTAGGAATAAGTAAGTCTAATGCTTCTTGCATATGCTTGCCAGGGACTTTCAAAGTGAACAACGATGATAATTGCTCGGGAAACTCATCGTTGACAGGGAAATGTAGCCCTCATCGTGGGAATTTATCATCCCTGTTCAAGATTGAAACGGTTCAACAAACCAATTATTTCTACTCAGATTCATCAGTCATAGCGAATTATAGCGATATTGAGTCGGAAGCCAAGTGTGGTGATGTCTGCTTATCAGACTGTGAATGCGTTGCCTCAGTTTATGGGCTAAATGAGGAAAAACCATATTGTTGGCTTTTAAGAAGCTTGGAGTTTGGAGGATACCAGGATCCTGGTTCAACTCTATTTGTGAAAGTTGAACCCAATGGCTCTTCAACTACCGATGTTGGCACTGACTCGCCACGTGGATTGAgcaacaagaagaaaaaaaccCTGGTGCTTCCTATTGTCCTGAGCATTACAGTTATGATAGTTCTGCTCTATTGCTTATTGTACACAATTGTTCGTAGAAAGAGAACTTTAAAGAAAGCCCTTGATACTTCTTTAATTTTATCAGGAGGTCCGGTTGGTTTTAGTTACAGAGATTTACAGAGCAGGACTGCAAATTTTTCCGAATTGCTGGGAACAG GTGGATTTGGCAGTGTGTACAAGGGAAGCCTCAGCGACGGAACACCAGTTGCTGTGAAAAAGCTCGACAAGATCTTACCCCATGGAGAGAAAGAGTTTATCACTGAGGTAAATACAATTGGCTCCATGTATCATATGAACTTGGTTCGTTTACGTGGATATTGCTCTGAGGGGAAACAAAG GCTTCTAGTTTACGAGTTCATGAAAAATGGGTCGTTGGACAAGTGGATATTCCATTCGCATAATTTTCGAGAGACACAGGACAGACTACTTGATTGGCCAACTCGTTATCAGGTAGCTATTGGCACTGCAAAAGGGATTGCATATTTTCACGAGCAATGTCGTGACAGGATAATACACTGCGACATCAAGCCAGAAAACATTCTGTTAGATGAGGATTTTTGTCCAAAAGTATCAGATTTCGGACTAGCAAAATTGATGGGCAGAGAGCATTCACATGTGGTCACAATGGTGAGAGGGACCAGAGGTTACTTGGCCCCGGAATGGGTCAGTAATCGTCCAATCACTGTAAAGGCCGATGTTTACAGTTATGGGATGCTTCTTTTAGAGATAATTGGCGGAAGAAGAAATCTAGACATGTCTTTGGATGTTGATGACTTCTTTTATCCTGGATGGGCTTTCAAG GCGATTACGAATGGAACACCCTTAAAAGTCGCAGACAGAAGGCTTGAAGGATCAGTGGAGGAAGAAGAGCTTGTCAGGGCTTTAAAAATTGCTTTCTGGTGCATCCAGGATGAGATCAACATGAGGCCAACTATGGGGGAGGTGGTGACGATGTTAGAAGGATCCATCCACGTTAACATGCCACCAATGCCACATGCAGTGTCGGAGCTTCTTGAGGAAGGTTTGGATCACGTGCACAGAGCCATGAGAAGAGAACTCAATCAAGGGAGTTCCTTCACAACCGCCACCACGACCACGATCACGACCACCACCACTCATCCATCGTCTCGCGCGACATGTAGTCATTCCACCTTCTCACCAAGATAA